The nucleotide sequence AAATATCTTTGTATATGATACTTTTTTTCTGTATCTTTGTCATTGGATTTTAGTAACCATAAAATGTACTAAAAAAATAAATGTAATATGCATCCACGTATAAAAAACATTCTTGAAAATTACACTTATCCTATTATCAAATCTATTACTTACCCTAATGGTGATATGCTTGTTTTAGAAGGACAATGGATTAAAGAGAAGTATCACCTAAGAATTTTGTGCCAATCTACCTTAGATAGTTATTTTTCTTATAACGAAGAGGATTATGTCTCTAATCTCTATCCGAAAATTATGGTAAAGAATGCCCAATATAAAATTTATGGAGGTGAATGTAGTTGGGAAGGAGATGGTTTTATTTACATTATCAATAAAGAAAAAGGGAAACTTTTATGGTTTTTGTTTTTGGATAATAGCGAGTATTTTAAGGAAGCCTATTTTGAGGATACAAACCATATAATCGCTCGTTCTGAACTTAACTTACAACTAAGAATTCCTATTAATGCCCCAGAAAAACTAACTATAACAAAATGACTTCAGAAGAAATAAAAGCCATTGTGTATTATATTCAAGGCTTACAAGTCCTTTGGAAAGAAGGTTATAATGCAGAAAAAGTAGGAGATTATACTTCCAATTTTATATGCAAAGACTTCAGAGACTATAATACCACAAATGAGCTGTGGGAGGTTATCAATGAGTTACGGCTTATGGGAGAAGGAGAAGAATGGGAAAAAACCAAAGAAGAAGTAGAAGCTCTCATTCAAGAGAAATTAGGAATTAGTATTTGCGAACCTATCAGTATACTTTCTTACACAACTAACTTGTTTATAAAGCAACTTACTAGTGATTTCTCAACCAATTCACTAGTTTTATCATTTATAGAACAGACAAAAGAGCTTATTACTTATCAAGAATATACTTTGGCATTGGAAAACTTACTGAAAAGCCTTTTGGAAAAATGTATTTCTATTCCAAGAGATACTTTGGCTATTATTGATGTTATTGAGGATTCTTATATCAAAAGATTACAGGCTTCATTATGGGGAGTGTAAAACCAAAATTTTTCTAATTATTTTTGATACTTCTTTGTGAAATTATTATCTTTGCAAAAAAATATTTTTTTATGAAAGAAAAAAGAAATACCAAACAAAAAATTAATTTATTTATAGGTTCGATTGGAGCCTTTATAGGGGTAGCAGTGTTTGTAGCTTATATTCCTCAAATTATGGCTAACTTAGAAGGACACAAAGCACAACCTTGGCAACCATTGTTTGCAGCAGGGTCTTGTCTTATCTGGGTGGTGTATGGCTGGACAAAAGAACCTAAGCCAGATTATATTCTCATTATTCCCAATTTTGTAGGAGTGGTTTTAGGATTTTTAACTTTTATTACTTCTCTTTAAATACATTGAGTTATAGGATATATTTCAATTAAAACAAAGAAAGTAAAATATAAATAAATCCATCAATAAAAAACTATCGTTTTTCTTTGGTGGATTATTCTTTTTTTATACCTTTGTCATTCGTTTGTTAAATAGCAAATAACTTTTTAAACTTACCAAAATATTATGTCTAAAGAATTAGAAAATGTAATGACCAATCACTTTGAAAAAAAACACCTTATCGCTTTGATATGTATAGTGATTGTAACCGCTGTAGTGTGGAATTTACCTACTGAGGTGTTTCATATTAGCGGACTAACGGTGGTACATCAGCGAATTATCGCTATTTTTGTGTTTGCCACTCTTATGTGGATTAGTGAGGCTATCCCTTCGTGGGCTACTTCGCTGGGTATCATCACCCTAATGTGTTTAACGGTTTCTAACCACAGTCTGTTCTTCTTTAAAGGAGAAGAGAACGAGATTTTCGGAAAACTACTCAGCAGTAAAGAGATTATGGCTACCTTTGCCAACCCTGTAATTATACTCTTTTTAGGTGGTTTTTTCTTGGCTATTGCCGCCACCAAATCGGGGTTAGACGTCTTGCTTGCCAAGAATTTGATACGTCCGTTTGGGAATAAAAGCGAGAATGTGTTATTGGGTTTCCTGCTCATTACGGGTATTTTCTCAATGTTTGTGAGCAATACTGCTACGGCAGCTATGATGCTCACTTTCCTTACACCTGTTTTTGCAGCATTGCCTGCAAGTGGCAAAGGACGTACCGCACTCACGATGAGTATCCCGATTGCTGCTAACTTGGGCGGTATGGCTACCCCTATTGGTACACCCCCTAACGCTATTGCTCTACAAGCTCTTAATGACCCAAAAGGACTGAATATGGGCGTTGATTTTGGCGAATGGATGTCGTTTATGTTCCCATTGGTACTTTTGTTACTCTTCATCTCGTGGCGACTTATATTAAAATTCTTCCCTTTTACTCAAAAAACAATTAACTTACATATTCTAGGAAAAGTACACCAAGGTTGGCGTATGTGGGTAGTAAGTGGCACTTTTATCGTTACCATTCTTTTATGGCTACTCCCCAGTGAACTAACGGGTATTGATGCCAATACCGTTGCCTTAGTGCCTATGGGTATTTTTGCAGCAACAGGCGTGATTACCGCCAAAGACCTACAGTCCATCAATTGGAGTGTTATTTGGATGGTAGCAGGAGGTTTCGCTTTAGGTTTAGGTATCAATGAATCGGGCTTAGCCGAACTTGCTATTGATACTATTCC is from Capnocytophaga ochracea DSM 7271 and encodes:
- a CDS encoding SLC13 family permease; this translates as MSKELENVMTNHFEKKHLIALICIVIVTAVVWNLPTEVFHISGLTVVHQRIIAIFVFATLMWISEAIPSWATSLGIITLMCLTVSNHSLFFFKGEENEIFGKLLSSKEIMATFANPVIILFLGGFFLAIAATKSGLDVLLAKNLIRPFGNKSENVLLGFLLITGIFSMFVSNTATAAMMLTFLTPVFAALPASGKGRTALTMSIPIAANLGGMATPIGTPPNAIALQALNDPKGLNMGVDFGEWMSFMFPLVLLLLFISWRLILKFFPFTQKTINLHILGKVHQGWRMWVVSGTFIVTILLWLLPSELTGIDANTVALVPMGIFAATGVITAKDLQSINWSVIWMVAGGFALGLGINESGLAELAIDTIPFGSWSPIIVLIASGLICYLLSNFISNTAAAALLIPILVTICQGMGENLSAIGGTSTVLIGIALAASSAMCLPISTPPNAIAYSTGLVKQNDMLKVGLIVGLISMVIGYLVLFIVGETHLLG
- a CDS encoding SemiSWEET family transporter produces the protein MKEKRNTKQKINLFIGSIGAFIGVAVFVAYIPQIMANLEGHKAQPWQPLFAAGSCLIWVVYGWTKEPKPDYILIIPNFVGVVLGFLTFITSL